The Sesamum indicum cultivar Zhongzhi No. 13 linkage group LG2, S_indicum_v1.0, whole genome shotgun sequence genome contains a region encoding:
- the LOC105179579 gene encoding sm-like protein LSM3A — protein MASEEESAVKEPLDLIRLSLDERIYVKLRHDRELRGKLHAYDQHLNMILGDVEEIVTTLEIDDETYEEIVRTTRRTVPFLFVRGDGVILVSPPLRTA, from the exons ATGGCGAGCGAAGAGGAGAGCGCGGTGAAGGAGCCGTTGGACCTCATTCGTCTCAGTCTCGACGAGCGCATCTATGTCAAACTCCGCCACGACCGAGAGCTCCGCGGCAAGCTTCAT GCTTATGATCAGCATTTAAATATGATTCTGGGTGATGTCGAAGAAATTGTTACAACTTTGGAGATTGACGACGAGACATACGAGGAAATTGTCAGG ACTACAAGGCGTACGGTGCCTTTTCTATTCGTCCGAGGGGATGGCGTCATATTGGTTTCACCTCCACTGAGAACAGCCTAA
- the LOC105179584 gene encoding uncharacterized protein LOC105179584 isoform X1, which produces MEGNLSSGSTMQGNASYGGFDLQGPMRVFHHHHHMHNSHPRQGSSVAHHMIQENFPLTMGNAQDCDQLVSLAEYNKLDRGKSASDEDEPSFMEDAGDGRNDSSKGKKASPWQRVKWTDTMVRLLITAVSYISEEAATEYMGGMRRRLLNLQKKGKWKSVSKVMAERGHFVSPQQCEDKFNDLNKRYKRLNEILGRGTSCEVVENPALLDVMDHISEKAKEEVRKILSSKHLHYEEMCSYHNGNRLHLPPDPELQRSLRIALMPREDHDDSDMKRHLHDDNDDAEQEAEYDDHDGSEENQAIDHRAYGLPGSSMKRAKQCQSREDFNFGSPSLDCNRAFNFQSENASGDGNLVPPEGTKTNMLQKQWANQKNLQLEERRLHIQAEKLELDKERFKWERFCRKKDRELEMMKMEIERMKLENERMALELRQKEIGMDNN; this is translated from the coding sequence ATGGAAGGCAATTTATCGTCGGGAAGTACTATGCAGGGGAATGCTTCTTATGGAGGTTTTGATTTGCAAGGGCCGATGAGAgtttttcatcatcatcatcatatgcatAACTCTCATCCTAGACAAGGATCATCAGTGGCCCATCATATGATTCAAGAGAATTTCCCGCTTACAATGGGGAATGCTCAAGATTGTGACCAGCTGGTTTCGTTGGCAGAATACAATAAACTTGACAGGGGGAAATCTGCGAGTGATGAGGATGAACCTAGCTTCATGGAAGATGCTGGTGATGGTCGCAATGATTCGAGCAAAGGAAAGAAGGCTTCCCCATGGCAGCGTGTAAAATGGACTGACACGATGGTTAGGCTGTTAATCACGGCTGTTTCTTATATTAGTGAGGAGGCAGCTACCGAATATATGGGGGGTATGAGGAGGAGATTACTGAATTTACAGAAGAAGGGAAAGTGGAAGTCAGTTTCAAAAGTCATGGCTGAAAGGGGTCATTTTGTTTCACCTCAGCAGTGTGAGGATAAATTCAACGACCTCAACAAAAGGTACAAGAGGCTTAATGAGATCCTTGGAAGAGGAACTTCTTGTGAAGTGGTTGAGAATCCAGCACTTCTGGACGTGATGGATCACATCTCTGAGAAAGCCAAAGAGGAAGTTCGAAAAATTCTCAGCTCAAAGCATTTGCACTATGAAGAGATGTGTTCTTACCATAATGGCAACAGGTTGCATCTGCCTCCTGATCCTGAACTGCAGCGTTCTCTACGAATAGCTCTTATGCCTAGAGAAGATCATGATGACAGTGATATGAAGAGGCATCTGCATGATGACAACGATGATGCTGAACAAGAAGCTGAATATGATGATCATGATGGATCTGAGGAGAATCAAGCCATAGATCACAGAGCATACGGGTTGCCAGGGAGCTCCATGAAGAGGGCAAAGCAATGTCAGAGTCGTGAAGATTTTAATTTCGGAAGTCCATCACTAGATTGCAACCGAGCTTTTAATTTTCAGTCAGAAAATGCCAGTGGTGATGGGAATCTAGTCCCACCTGAAGGTACCAAAACAAATATGCTACAGAAGCAGTGGGCAAATCAGAAGAATCTTCAGTTAGAAGAACGGAGGTTACATATACAAGCAGAAAAACTGGAGCTGGACAAAGAGCGATTCAAATGGGAGAGATTTTGCCGGAAAAAGGACAGGGAACTAgagatgatgaaaatggaaattGAGAGAATGAAATTAGAGAACGAACGTATGGCATTGGAGCtaagacaaaaagaaataggCATGGACAACAATTAA
- the LOC105179584 gene encoding uncharacterized protein LOC105179584 isoform X2 — MRVFHHHHHMHNSHPRQGSSVAHHMIQENFPLTMGNAQDCDQLVSLAEYNKLDRGKSASDEDEPSFMEDAGDGRNDSSKGKKASPWQRVKWTDTMVRLLITAVSYISEEAATEYMGGMRRRLLNLQKKGKWKSVSKVMAERGHFVSPQQCEDKFNDLNKRYKRLNEILGRGTSCEVVENPALLDVMDHISEKAKEEVRKILSSKHLHYEEMCSYHNGNRLHLPPDPELQRSLRIALMPREDHDDSDMKRHLHDDNDDAEQEAEYDDHDGSEENQAIDHRAYGLPGSSMKRAKQCQSREDFNFGSPSLDCNRAFNFQSENASGDGNLVPPEGTKTNMLQKQWANQKNLQLEERRLHIQAEKLELDKERFKWERFCRKKDRELEMMKMEIERMKLENERMALELRQKEIGMDNN; from the coding sequence ATGAGAgtttttcatcatcatcatcatatgcatAACTCTCATCCTAGACAAGGATCATCAGTGGCCCATCATATGATTCAAGAGAATTTCCCGCTTACAATGGGGAATGCTCAAGATTGTGACCAGCTGGTTTCGTTGGCAGAATACAATAAACTTGACAGGGGGAAATCTGCGAGTGATGAGGATGAACCTAGCTTCATGGAAGATGCTGGTGATGGTCGCAATGATTCGAGCAAAGGAAAGAAGGCTTCCCCATGGCAGCGTGTAAAATGGACTGACACGATGGTTAGGCTGTTAATCACGGCTGTTTCTTATATTAGTGAGGAGGCAGCTACCGAATATATGGGGGGTATGAGGAGGAGATTACTGAATTTACAGAAGAAGGGAAAGTGGAAGTCAGTTTCAAAAGTCATGGCTGAAAGGGGTCATTTTGTTTCACCTCAGCAGTGTGAGGATAAATTCAACGACCTCAACAAAAGGTACAAGAGGCTTAATGAGATCCTTGGAAGAGGAACTTCTTGTGAAGTGGTTGAGAATCCAGCACTTCTGGACGTGATGGATCACATCTCTGAGAAAGCCAAAGAGGAAGTTCGAAAAATTCTCAGCTCAAAGCATTTGCACTATGAAGAGATGTGTTCTTACCATAATGGCAACAGGTTGCATCTGCCTCCTGATCCTGAACTGCAGCGTTCTCTACGAATAGCTCTTATGCCTAGAGAAGATCATGATGACAGTGATATGAAGAGGCATCTGCATGATGACAACGATGATGCTGAACAAGAAGCTGAATATGATGATCATGATGGATCTGAGGAGAATCAAGCCATAGATCACAGAGCATACGGGTTGCCAGGGAGCTCCATGAAGAGGGCAAAGCAATGTCAGAGTCGTGAAGATTTTAATTTCGGAAGTCCATCACTAGATTGCAACCGAGCTTTTAATTTTCAGTCAGAAAATGCCAGTGGTGATGGGAATCTAGTCCCACCTGAAGGTACCAAAACAAATATGCTACAGAAGCAGTGGGCAAATCAGAAGAATCTTCAGTTAGAAGAACGGAGGTTACATATACAAGCAGAAAAACTGGAGCTGGACAAAGAGCGATTCAAATGGGAGAGATTTTGCCGGAAAAAGGACAGGGAACTAgagatgatgaaaatggaaattGAGAGAATGAAATTAGAGAACGAACGTATGGCATTGGAGCtaagacaaaaagaaataggCATGGACAACAATTAA